Proteins encoded in a region of the Vicia villosa cultivar HV-30 ecotype Madison, WI linkage group LG5, Vvil1.0, whole genome shotgun sequence genome:
- the LOC131606686 gene encoding transcription factor MYB13-like, protein MARTPSCDKSGMRKGTWTAEEDRKLIAYVTRYGCWNWRQLPKFAGLSRCGKSCRLRWLNYLRPNIKRGNFTQQEEELIIRMHNQLGNRWSVIAAELPGRTDNEVKNHWHTSLKKRVHQKNTVSSEETIATKSPASSQISDITGPLSPPSSSSEFSSTAEDDFGFLDSFIESMDESFWLDDLSKTPSGIVENNIYDTTTNDGALVSHNHSCTQSYVLDKDFTSFLDAYTESTVDSFWTHPYEGDMSHVPAQLLTPLPTESEYFSIVYDEDIWS, encoded by the exons ATGGCAAGAACACCTTCTTGTGACAAAAGTGGAATGAGGAAAGGGACTTGGACTGCTGAGGAAGATAGGAAATTAATTGCTTATGTAACAAGATATGGTTGCTGGAATTGGCGCCAACTTCCTAAGTTTGCAG GTCTTTCGAGGTGTGGAAAGAGTTGTAGATTGAGGTGGTTGAATTATCTAAGGCCTAATATCAAAAGAGGTAACTTCACTCAACAAGAAGAAGAATTGATTATCCGAATGCATAACCAGCTGGGGAATAGATGGTCAGTCATTGCAGCTGAGTTACCTGGAAGAACTGATAACGAAGTCAAGAACCATTGGCATACTTCTCTCAAGAAGAGAGTTCATCAGAAGAACACTGTTTCAAGTGAAGAAACCATAGCCACCAAATCCCCAGCTAGTTCCCAAATCTCAGACATCACTGGTCCACTATCTCCACCTTCTTCATCAAGTGAATTCTCTTCCACAGCTGAAGATGATTTTGGTTTTCTAGATTCATTTATAGAATCTATGGATGAAAGTTTTTGGCTGGATGATCTTTCAAAAACACCAAGTGGAATAGTAGAAAACAATATTTATGATACAACCACTAATGATGGTGCTTTAGTGTCTCACAATCATTCGTGCACTCAAAGTTATGTTCTTGATAAGGACTTTACAAGCTTTCTAGATGCGTATACAGAGTCTACAGTAGATAGTTTTTGGACGCATCCATATGAAGGTGACATGTCCCATGTTCCAGCGCAACTTCTGACACCTTTGCCAACGGAATCTGAATATTTTTCAATAGTTTATGATGAAGATATATGGAGTTGA